In Musa acuminata AAA Group cultivar baxijiao chromosome BXJ2-8, Cavendish_Baxijiao_AAA, whole genome shotgun sequence, one genomic interval encodes:
- the LOC103993375 gene encoding heavy metal-associated isoprenylated plant protein 35: protein MRLHIPFPIACLYISHHKHLPTPFRVFLLGLYYLSTLCIHPSSLEVSAMASAAEPSEPLNYKTWVLKVSIHCEGCKRKVKRILKSIPGVYDVEVDARQHKVTVKTVVDAETLIKRLGKSGKHAALWPEKKPGNQSPGNGETTKKKEDKESSVSKEPAESSEKKSIPSESSSASAAAPAKASDADRTEAEAKPKPPTEPAKPDSKTEESNVNEPQTTDATKVDTSAQTPENPAATVDEKASAAAGEISSDKGVGKKKGHKAQKENSEDAGKDPDAGSINSSPPRHAYSHPAYPPPPAYVMSYNMAQPSASQAYYASPAPPASHGYAYMPFPPPPEFYYGSMDPSLPAPVQPAPHDDMFSDENPNACNIM from the exons ATGAGACTCCACATTCCCTTTCCTATTGCCTGCCTATATATCTCCCATCACAAACATCTGCCAACTCCCTTCCGAGTGTTCCTCCTTGGGCTCTATTACCTTTCCACTCTCTGCATCCATCCATCATCACTTGAGGTTTCTGCCATGGCATCGGCAGCGGAACCTTCAGAACCTCTCAATTACAAG ACTTGGGTGTTGAAGGTTTCCATCCACTGTGAAGGATGCAAGAGGAAGGTGAAGAGAATCCTTAAAAGCATTCCAG GTGTTTATGATGTGGAGGTCGATGCGCGGCAGCACAAGGTGACAGTCAAGACCGTGGTGGACGCCGAAACGCTCATCAAGAGGCTGGGGAAGTCCGGGAAGCACGCTGCGCTGTGGCCGGAGAAAAAGCCCGGAAATCAGAGCCCCGGCAATGGCGAAACTACCAAGAAGAAAGAGGACAAAGAATCTTCTGTATCCAAAGAGCCAGCAGAGAGCTCTGAGAAGAAGTCGATCCCATCTGAGAGTAGCTCTGCTTCCGCTGCCGCCCCTGCCAAAGCTTCAGATGCTGACAGAACCGAAGCTGAAGCGAAACCCAAACCCCCGACAGAGCCCGCAAAACCCGATTCCAAAACCGAGGAGAGCAACGTAAACGAGCCCCAAACGACCGATGCAACGAAGGTCGACACCTCTGCCCAGACGCCCGAGAATCCGGCCGCCACGGTAGACGAGAAGGCTTCCGCCGCCGCCGGCGAAATTAGCAGCGATAAAGGCGTCGGTAAGAAGAAAGGCCACAAGGCACAAAAAGAGAACTCCGAGGACGCAGGGAAGGATCCGGATGCCGGCAGCATCAACTCATCACCACCGCGACACGCGTACTCGCACCCGGCGTACCCGCCGCCGCCGGCGTACGTCATGAGCTACAACATGGCACAACCGAGCGCTAGCCAAGCCTACTATGCCTCGCCGGCGCCGCCGGCCTCGCACGGCTACGCCTACATGCCGTTCCCTCCGCCGCCGGAGTTCTACTACGGCTCCATGGACCCGAGCTTGCCGGCACCGGTGCAGCCTGCGCCGCACGACGACATGTTCAGCGATGAGAACCCCAACGCGTGCAACATCATGTGA